TAGAGCATTCCTTACTATATGGTTAGTAAATCCTCTGTGAACTTTCACCTGGTTGTAGCCAAGGTAGGCATGCCGTCCATACCTGTTATTAACACTCTCCAGATCTAATGTATCTGTGTTCTCTAGAGATATAATTTTTATCAATTATAAGATCACcatcttttaaactgttttagaatgcctttttttctcaaaaaaattGCAGATGTGTTTGTCACCTTGGGCAACTTTAGgtggaagggcagaatataacACAATAAAACTTATTGCAGAAAGCTACActttccagagtggcttaacaatcaatgccttttcacagggaactctgagaatcaTTTCTGTGAGGGGAATCGGGGCCTCCTAACCactgtcagcacccttaataaactacagctcccagaatccttttggGGAAGTCACGACAGtttgaagtggtatcatagtgttttaaTATTTGCTGTGAATTtggcctctgtctggttccttgtgCTTAACCCTGGTTTGTCTTTGCATGCCTGTCTTGCCCTACCATTGTCTGGCAATCATGTGTGTGAGGTCTTGTACACTGTAGACTTGTGTCCTAACCATGGTCTACACCTGCCAGACTAGGACAGCTACCCCTGTGCTAAGAAGACTGAAACTTTTCCACTGAGCTCAGTTGGGAAACTAAGTACAAGGCCTCAGATGCTTCTGCCACATGAATATTTCCATGTTTGCCATGGAGTAACATCAAGCTGGCAACAGAAGAGTCAGTAACACATATTTTCATTTTGCCACCGCTATTGAGTCTTCAGAGAGAACATGAAACATCAGTATTCTTGGAAATCAATATTAAGCCTAATGCTACTGTCAACTTTATGTGAGGTTAATGGCTTAATGCTAACTCACTAACATTAACCTTGTTTCATTCCCTATCAGAAAACCAATTGTGGCAAAATCCTGTCACTTGGTTCTGTGAATGACTGTGTTTGGAAGTGAATATTTACAGTACTGCACAACAATGGCTGAGCCCACACAATGGTCAAGTTCAAGCAACAACTCAAGGATTATGAAGCCAGGAACAAGCATTGGGACTAAACACCCCCCTCCTTGCATTGTGTATGAGCTTCGGCAATGAAGATTCTTTCTTGGGTTCAGTCAGTGTTTCCCCAGTACATTCAAAACAGGGAATTCTGGCTTAATACTAGTTAAAGAATCAGAAAAattagggacttccgggttagcaccatcggcgaatggcggagttcctccgatcggaggaacgggctccgtggaattTGGGTCTTcctgccgcggcgaaggcggggacccgctagaaatcccaggcggaggagcctgggaacgtggggttcggcagagcaccaaaagcgcctcccctactcgcggggaaacccattTTGGGgttccggagcgaagtggggtgagcagcgcggtgctgtgaaCTGACTGCTACTTTcgcggagggaagccgcacagccatcgccggagagcgttgactttttcctgttgacaattggattttaaacaagtacccgtgagtaaaaatggAAAATTGGACTAAGAAATTCTTAAATtaggcaccgaagcgggaaggtctaaacaggaagtccgccttccactttttgtaaatagactgaagcaaaaaccttgcaatctaatagccgggaaagttgttttaaagattgaaatttcctgcatttacAATTAATAAAACCcccctggaagcaggagaaaagggggggggggaatttgactgtttaagcctgcaggagagagagtaaaggaaaataagtttccatcgccccaaacctgggaacggggtgtcaggacagaaatttatggagacgtccattgattgaaagtggagcattttgacagatagtcaagaaagagaaacaaattaacttcaacgctgctttctgcattttaaagaaacaaagtattcgaaaatcgaaagtaactttcctttgttggatacgtttcaaagatggatacaaatagaaattgtgtcccctagagggagcttgtcagtttgttgctgcagtttatttGGAGACCTTACAGCTGCGAGAttgagatcgtgggaccagtcgtttgaccttgaatagaaatgtgctgggaggaagttttggtgtctgcccttggcaagACAAATGctatgctggagcagttgcatgagaggATAAAtctgatgaatgagaagttggacttgatgactgccaTAGCCAGTGAATATGAATTAACGGGAAATAAAGATAAAGAAATTATACAGggaccaattcaggaaactggttcgactgggcaagtccaagggcagttGAAGATGGAGGAGGCTGTGACCGTATCTCAAGCAACACGAATGGAGAGAGCTGAAGCcctgcaggagcaaaagctgctgtattggaagattgaacttggagtgggCTTGGAAGTGCCTGGAGTTAAGGAGGCTCCTAACtctggtgggactatgaaacatgTTGACAATTATTTTTTGGAAGACTACCTTTTGGGTTATAATGACGATgatggggaatgggactgtggggaatgggctagtttgatgaaggaaaatggagattattaCCGGTTGGAACTccccagagacctactcctcaaggagaaagggaagaaattaagaaagaaatcAACAAAGGGCAAGGAAGAGTGTAAgtacaaacaagaagaagaaaatctgcagaaggggcatagaagagacttaagggcctcggacataaggtgaccaggttgatggactggatatggacagaaaggactgacataacctgagaccaggaagaagggacgttggacaaaaactaggggggggggaagggaatttctttttatttttggaattagtgtaatactaatgaaatatttgggaaaatgttggaaaggaattatttggctttagtaaaaaggatttaaggatttaaggagttatgtataaatatggtttaaattttgaattttaaagtttttaaggtAAGATAAAGTTAAACAAATTAAGGTAAACTGAATAACAGAACATGGTAAATGATGGAAAGGATTTGTTAAGTTAATTAAATAAGACAGACTGTTaagacaaaatatttaaataagaattgagaaatatgggaagaatttgctgaaacaatgaattaaattagaatacaaaaagggaggtgtgaggaagtcaagaaacaAGCAGATGAAAAGATGTAATTTGAGAATTGGGtttcttttgtgtttctttttccttttttgttttatctttttgcttttctgttgtatttttttatatatatatgcacttttgaaattttgaataaatatcattctaaaaaaaaaaaaagaatcagaaaAATTAGCTGTGAATGATGACCCAAGCCTGTCAGGAGCCACTGTGCTGATGCCATGTGTGATTCAGGACACCACAGTCAAAGAGCATTAGGATGGCTAACTCACAACCACCAAAGTTCAGGAAAATTAGCTTGCAACTCAGGACATAGTTATGGCAACAGGCAATGACGGGTGGATTATGATGTACAAGAAAACAGGCCTCAGATTAGtttgccctgagtgctcactggaaggacagatcctgaagctgagactccaatactttggtcacctcatgagaagagaagactccctggaaaagaccctgatcctgggaaatattgagggcacaaggagaaggggacaatagaggatgagatggttggacagtgttctcgaagctaccaacatgagtttgaccaaactgcgggagacagtggaagacaggagtgcctggcatgctctggtccatggggtcatgaagagtcggacacgactaaacgactaaacaacaacgagagGCACTTTGTTACAGACATTGTTTTTTCAATAGAAAacaaggtgccggtactcaccatgaagttgttacagtaggtGCCACACTTTgaaaatttttgggggggaaggttcCCTTGAGTACCCGGAGGGGGGGCACTGGTTATAGAGCTGGATAAGTGACGGTGGCAGAGGTGGTGGCTGGGTTCCATTACACAGAATTGGTCTTCAATGTCATTGCTTTTTGCAAATGAATGGAAAGCAGGCCAGTGATAGCTCCTTCCTCAGCTGACCTGTGTGGATTAGCTGAGGGCTGTGTATGCATGCACATGAGATTAAGTGTGTGAGAGCACGGGGAGACAATGCCTAATGCTGCTATGCAGCCCCTGGAGAGTTGACCAAGGATGAATATGGTCCTCAGGCCAAGAAAAGGTTAGCTACCCCTGGGGTAAATGGTTGGGACAGAGAGACAATCATCATAATCAAGAAACATATACTTTCTAAGTACAATATATGTTTCTGCATTCATACACTGTGCATTCATGTTGCCTTTTCTAGATAGTAACAATCGCTACAATAAAAGCCAATTCAAAGTTTTGTTTGTTCAGGAGAGAACATTAAATAATTGCATCACTAGCCTGACGTGGGCAACCCTAAGAGCAGCACCAAAAGAAGAGGCTGTGTGGCACAAACCATGGCGATGACAGAATGTGTGGGGACAAGATGGGGACCACTCACCTAGGTGCCTTCCATTTAAGCCATCTGCAGAGCCAAATATCTCAGCGCAAACTCTATGCCAAACATTCAAACAAGCTGTTTCACTTGGAGTGCAGCTGGCATGCAGCGCAGTTGACTTCATGGGCTCCACTCGCCTTGCCCAGGGTGTTATCTGCTCCCGGATACATGGACACACATCTATAGGATAGGCAGGCTCACAGTGGACCAACACAAACTTTAAAGTGAACAAAGCTTAGTCTGTGGGGCTTATACTTTATTGGTTAATCATTACCAAGGCTTGAAAAGAAACTGAATTCTGCCTTCTTTTGGCAGGGTACCAATCGCTAAAAGGATAACTGTGTATACCATGATCATTTACTCTCTGAAGCGGGATTGGCTTTGGTCCCATCATCTCTTTTGTGGACTAGATCTGATAGGTTGTTAAATCAAAGGAATTAATATTTCATCACCTGTTTTCGCTTGAAGGTCTGATTGGATGActgaccttttcttctttctgcccCATCAAAAACCCTTCCAACAGGGGTTTACGTCTTGCCTAATGAGGTGTATTGTCAGTGTCACTGAACCATGATAGCCTTTTTATGAACTGTTCACTGAACAGCATCTTTCTGGACTGCAGGCCATCTTGCAAATCGCCATATGGTCCTCTTGGAAGTTTCATTTCAATGATAAAACCCCCAGGAACTGGGGCTGTAATGACATTCCCCCACCCGCCAACGCTACTTCACGTCCTCCTGATTTAAGAGGCCAACACTACTCCCCTGGATTGCAGCACCTTTGGTGATCTCAAGTAATTTTACTTTTGACTATTGTATCAAATCCATTCTGCTACTTCTTGAAATATATTTGTGATATTTTTAAATCATGTGTAGATTGGAGCTGCTGTTCCTCCCCTGCTATTCCCTCAAAGAGGAAAAGTTTCGTCCACTCACAACTCAAGGAAATGAATTAGAATGGGAGTCTTTCTTTAAAAGACTTTAATACCTCTCCCATGCCGCTCCCAaaccgctctttagtgctcaatcagagcaaacggcaATTTGGATTTTCTCTAGACTGTAGCTTACTCCAATTTaaaactaaagagcaggttttccctgggaaaggagcagggcaagaggAAAACCACTTGGACTCATGCGTTTTAAacgtgggacaagcagaagtgtagaCAAGCCCTGAAATGCAGGATGTTCAAGCACAAAGCACCAAAACACCTTAAATACTAGCAACGTAAGAAGAATCTGCTGCATCagggcaatctagtccagcatcctcttctcacagtagtCAACCTGATGAAGAATGGTAGAGGGCATATAAACTAAGCCTTGCTCCTGTGATAAAGAACAGATATGGAGAACTGCGGGGTCCAGTATTTTTTTAATCCAGGTgttttttgccaacctggtgctctctagatgttttggactacaaccctcattagccccagctagcatggctctCCTGGATTGGGCTGaaggaaactgtagtccaaaacagctggaaggcaccagcttggTGAAAGCTGCCAAgatcaaaaaaacccaaacaattgAGAATAGGGTACTCTTTTGCTTGCTcgctctttttcttttgttgggGTGGAGCatcaaagggagggggagaaatcctCACTCTGGTAAAGCTGGAAGCCCTGTACGAAACTCCCATCAGGATGCCTCAGACACTTGGTTGCAGATGTAGAGTTCGGCAACTCAACTCCCCCTCCAGTAACCACAGATAGCAACATTTGCAATGACCTGCAAAGATGTATTACGCACAAGTCAGTTAATCTTTGGCAATTCAGTGTAGTTAAGACAGCAAGCTTAGATTAAGTGGTTTTCTTTTAATGAAAAAAGACAGAATGCTTTCATTTTCCTACATGTCCCAGTCCGGATGCAGTTTCAAAACCTATCAAGCAATTGACTCTCTTGTTACTAAGAATGCTAAACATATTAGGATTAATCCGTTCCCTTCGCTGCCTTTTGCAGTCGTCAACTCCTTGAAAGTCGGTTAACGTTTGGAGCCCCACTGTACATATAACCTTTGTTTTCTACACAAAGCCGTTTGAATTTTTTACTCTCAGATGCTGGGTAGAAAAGTTGTTCAATCTTGCAAACACAAACAGTAATTCTGTGCTTCCACTAGTTCTCGTGTTAAAAAAATAGCGCAGtgacaataacaaaacaaaaaagtactCGCAGAGAAGCAGCCGTCGCCGACTGCAAACAAAGGGAGCTGAGCCGTGGGCTGGGTGTCATGTTACTCAACCATCTCTTTAAATCGCATGATACTCGCCACcgccttctctcctctccctctctaactcccccccccctcaattttcTAAACACAACCGTGACGGACAAGCCACGCTATCCAATGGCAAGGAGAAGGACAGTTTTGGCGCCTTGCCACACTTCGCCTTTTACCCAATAAGGAGCCTGGGGAGGCGGTCCGACGCCCTGGGTAGAATGGAGCGTCTACCAATGGCAAGAGTGTTATTGCAGAGAAATAGTATTATGTTAATCGATGTTTTGCTCGAACTCACTCGGTGAGAGCTTTAAAAAGCGAGGCAGCCCCAGGCAGGCTTGCTAGAAGCGGAGCGAGGCGCGGAAGGTGGGCAGGTTAAGGCGGAGGGGATCGGGGCGCGCGCAGGTTATTCCGGGCCCCCAGCGAAGGGAGGCGGCGAAAGCCCAGCCCTGCTCTCCGGGGTTGTGATTTGGATTTGCCAAGGCGATCGGACCCGCTGCCTCGTCGGGCGGAGAAGGAACCTGCCCGCTCCCTCttactacttctactactactactactactactaggcgCCGCCACCATCATGTCCAACGTGCACCTCTCGAGCGCCTCGGCTCTGGAGCGCCTGGCGGCTCGGCGGACTTTCCCGCTGCACGCTCGCACCGGGGTGTGCAGGAACCTCTTTGGCCCCGTGGATCACGACGAGCTGAACCGGGACCTGAAGAGCAAGCTGCGGGAGATCTGCGAGGACGGCCAGAAGcgctgggactacaacttccagagCGACACGCCGCTGGGCGGCCCGGGCAGGCTGCAGTGGGAAGAGGTGGACGGAGGCGCCGTGCCCGCTTTCTACCGGGAGACGCTGCAGGTCGGCAAGTGCCGCTTCCCGGTGCTGGTGATCCGCTCCAAGGCGCCTCCGCCTCCAGCGGGAAGCGCCGAGGCGCCTCCGGAGGCCGATCCCCAGGGGACGGGGGTGTCCTCGGCCCCCTCCCCGCTCAGCTCTCCGGGCAAGACGGCCCCCTTGGAAAGCACTAGGTCGGCGGGCGAGGAGCGCCTCAACCAGGAGAACCGGGCCGCTCAGCTCCACAGCTACTCAGGGATTATAATCAAGCCTGTCCCGTGCGCCGCGGCGGCGCTGAAAAGGGCGTCGTCGGCCAGTGTAGCGCACATCACAGGTAAGCAGCGCCGCCGTCGGATTGGGTTGCACTTGtgcctgttttttgggggggttgctccCACTTTGCCCCTCCCAGTCCGAGTTATGGGGGCGCCCCACCCCTTCCTCATCTGCGCGGCGTCTTAAAACTTTGCCCGGAGGCGCTGCCTCTGCTTAAAATTCCGCGCAGGTACCCGGGGGGTTGGTGGAGCGGGGAAGGAAAATGCTTACGCAGCACATCGCGGCGGCGGCTGCCTCCCCTTTGCGACGTAAACAAACCCCAGCAGCTGCGGCGCCCGCCGCTCGCCGACAGGGGGAGCCCAGAGCCAGGCGCTCCGTGGCGGCGCCCGGGCGAGCCAAGCAGGGCGGGTCCCTGGTGTGCAACGCGATTGTTTTTCTCCCGTTCCTGACCGAGGGTGGGGTGTGTCCCTCTCCAGCTCGAAGCTCTTGGCTCGggtgaccccccaaaaaataacacACACGCACAGAATCCCTGCtaatccctcccctccctctttctcctggGTCTGATCCGCAGATTTCTTCGCCAAGCGGAAAAGAGTCGTAGACTCGAAAGTGTCCGGGGATCATCCCAGCGCCTTGCCAGCTTCGGTCTCTGCTGTCCCCGCCGAGCAGACCCCCCGGAAAAGGCTCCGATGAACGAGGTGAGCGAGCGATGGGTGCACGTCAAGATCGCCTATTTTTTAATACTTAGAAACGGGTgcgagttttttgggggggagggaggggggtttcGATCGGCCTTGGGAAGCAGCTCGCCCCTCCTGCTCCGCCCTGCCTCTCGAAGAGGGGCGACCTCGTGCGTGACTGGTCGTTTGCAGAACAGTCGGGGCCGCTGCCAAAACTTGGCGGGGATTGCAAGGGAATGGGAAGGTAGGGGAGGCTTGCAAAAGGAGCCTCTCCTGACTGGTCAGTTGGGTGTGTTCCCCATTCTTCTCCCTCGGGCCCCCGATCTGGAGTAACTTCCTGATGGTCAGATATTGCATggggcttgcttgctttttttcctttttttaagccaTTCCGCCCCCTCCTCCACCGCTTTTGCTGACTCATCAGTTGCTCCTCGGGGGAGGGGAGAACGAGGAGGAGGGGACGGGCGGGGGAGTCTCTTTGTATCGGCCAACAACTCCGTCCAGTTGCGACGTCGCCCGGGAGTCCTCTGTGCAAGTTTGTGCTATGTATGCGCTTGCTCTTCTCTTGCAGATTTTGCACTACAACACCGAAGTGATTGTTTCCTTGGAAACACAAGAGCTTGAGaggcccttcctcctccacacgTTAAAAGGGACTGGCAAGAGAGACCCAAAATAGGGAGGAAGAATcccctggttgtgtgtg
The nucleotide sequence above comes from Podarcis raffonei isolate rPodRaf1 chromosome 1, rPodRaf1.pri, whole genome shotgun sequence. Encoded proteins:
- the CDKN1C gene encoding cyclin-dependent kinase inhibitor 1C, which gives rise to MSNVHLSSASALERLAARRTFPLHARTGVCRNLFGPVDHDELNRDLKSKLREICEDGQKRWDYNFQSDTPLGGPGRLQWEEVDGGAVPAFYRETLQVGKCRFPVLVIRSKAPPPPAGSAEAPPEADPQGTGVSSAPSPLSSPGKTAPLESTRSAGEERLNQENRAAQLHSYSGIIIKPVPCAAAALKRASSASVAHITDFFAKRKRVVDSKVSGDHPSALPASVSAVPAEQTPRKRLR